The Juglans regia cultivar Chandler chromosome 2, Walnut 2.0, whole genome shotgun sequence genome includes a window with the following:
- the LOC108983857 gene encoding uncharacterized protein LOC108983857 — translation MVQTLEAIKGGGGSIRVGTMGSISSLMARELDSIKSAPRMSLSSRTKPQSVPASVPCGATTPKRLQPRKSSDEPSSSYIDHRSIDITRKTNGYTRNTHRIPMLISDSITLDRIPSRGKTDKKASKIVEIVDIKCGNQDRAWASPITNRLKKLGFSKLSESII, via the coding sequence ATGGTTCAGACGCTAGAAGCTATCAAGGGTGGTGGAGGATCCATCAGGGTCGGTACCATGGGATCTATTAGTTCCCTGATGGCGAGGGAACTGGATTCTATTAAATCTGCACCTCGGATGTCCTTATCTTCCCGGACCAAACCTCAGTCAGTACCTGCTTCAGTTCCCTGTGGTGCTACAACTCCTAAAAGACTACAGCCAAGAAAATCATCTGATGAGCCAAGCAGCAGCTACATTGATCATAGAAGCATTGATATTACCAGGAAAACAAACGGCTACACTAGAAATACCCATCGAATACCAATGCTCATCTCTGATAGTATTACTCTTGATAGAATTCCTAGTAGGGGAAAAACTGACAAGAAAGCATCTAAGATAGTTGAAATTGTGGATATAAAATGTGGGAACCAGGATAGAGCATGGGCTAGCCCCATAACAAATCGTCTCAAGAAGCTGGGATTCTCAAAGCTATCTGAGAGCATTATCTAA
- the LOC108983881 gene encoding microtubule-associated protein TORTIFOLIA1-like isoform X2, with the protein MSSQDPKSSSKPFKSPNLSQPSRSSSLSSHLAMVELKQKILTSLSKLSDRDTHQIAMDDLQSTIHSLSPDALPMLLNSLYDAVSSDPKPSARKDSLRLLALTCSSHPDAASAHLTKIIAHVVKRLKDNDSAVRDACRDAIGSLSALYLKNAGVNGNDSVVGLFVRPLFEAMGEQNKGVQSGAAMCVAKMVECASEPPPISAFQKLCPRICRLLNNPNFLSKASLLSVVVSLSQVGAIAPQSLENLLQSIHECLGSTDWATRKAAAEALSALALHSSDLVSDKAASTLTALESCRFDKIKPVRDSMVEALQLWKKISGKGGDGSPDGKTPSRGGETPELDSVSKAKGGSISERAVVILKKKAPALTDKDLNLEFFHKLETRGSGDLPVEVVVPRRYVSSSNANNEEEPDPNETKLKGRSNRIENTQSDDFHGSFNSKFRNIERVTASAYSKQRGHDDIARDKWPEERVNGKEPRMRAFDGDDRIDTNQRESSGNRVGFSKTDAQSEGSFINNKGSWLAIQRQLLQLERQQAHLMNMLQGFMGGSHDSMVTLENRVRGLERVVEDMAQDLSIFSGRRGGNFAMGFEGSSNRPLGKYSAFPEYSSAKFGRGGDGRIPFGERIPQSDGMTLSMRGRGPPWRSDMSEAWDFPASSASRNGQIGSRRALGGGSMDGRSPKSEHESDQGGSRRAWDKGTGPVRLGEGPSARSVWQASKDEATLEAIRVAGEDSGTSQMARVAIPEMTAEALGDDSVGHDRDPVWTSWSNAMDALQVGDVDSAYADVLSTGDSYLLVKLMDRSGPVLDQLSNEVATEILLAVAQFLLEQNLFDFCLSWIHQLVEMVLENGPHVLSIPMEVKKELVMNLNEASSTMDPPEDWEGATPDQLLLQLASAWGVNLQQHEK; encoded by the exons ATGAGTTCCCAAGATCCCAAGTCCTCTTCAAAGCCCTTCAAATCCCCCAATCTGTCCCAGCCCTCGAGATCTTCCTCCCTCTCTTCCCACCTGGCCATGGTGGAGCTTAAGCAGAAGATACTTACCTCTCTTTCCAAGCTCTCCGACCGCGACACCCATCAAATTGCCATGGACGACCTCCAGTCCACCATCCATTCCCTCTCACCCGACGCTCTCCCTATGCTCCTTAACTCCCTCTACGACGCCGTTTCCTCCGACCCCAAGCCCTCCGCCCGCAAGGACTCCCTCCGCCTACTCGCCCTCACCTGCTCCTCCCACCCCGACGCTGCCTCCGCCCACCTCACCAAGATCATCGCCCACGTCGTAAAGCGCCTCAAGGACAACGACTCCGCCGTCCGGGACGCCTGCCGCGACGCCATTGGCTCCCTCTCGGCCCTCTACCTCAAGAACGCTGGTGTTAACGGCAACGACAGCGTGGTGGGCCTCTTCGTCAGGCCCTTGTTCGAGGCCATGGGGGAGCAGAACAAAGGGGTCCAATCCGGTGCAGCCATGTGCGTGGCCAAGATGGTGGAGTGCGCTTCCGAGCCACCCCCCATCTCCGCGTTCCAGAAGCTTTGCCCCAGGATCTGCCGCTTGCTTAACAATCCCAATTTCTTGTCCAAGGCCTCGCTCCTGTCCGTCGTCGTCAGCCTGTCTCAG GTGGGAGCAATTGCACCTCAAAGCTTGGAGAATTTGCTCCAAAGTATTCATGAATGCCTAGGTAGTACAGATTGGGCAACACGTAAGGCAGCGGCTGAAGCGTTGAGTGCATTGGCATTGCATTCAAGTGATTTGGTTTCGGATAAAGCTGCTTCTACCTTGACGGCACTTGAGTCTTGCCGTTTTGACAAG ATAAAACCTGTGAGAGATAGCATGGTAGAGGCATTGCAATTATGGAAAAAGATTTCTGGCAAAGGAGGAGATGGATCTCCAGATGGCAAGACACCCTCTCGTG GTGGTGAAACTCCTGAACTAG ATTCTGTTTCTAAAGCCAAAGGTGGTAGCATTTCAGAAAGAGCAGTTGTAATATTGAAGAAGAAAGCACCGGCCCTTACTGACAAAGACCTAAACCTAGAATTCTTCCACAAACTTGAAACAAGGGGTTCTGGTGATTTGCCAGTGGAAGTAGTTGTTCCTCGTAGATATGTCAGTTCTTCGAATGCAAACAACGAGGAAGAACCAGATCCAAATGAAACCAAATTAAAGGGAAGATCAAATCGCATTGAAAATACCCAATCTGATGATTTTCATGGATCTTTCAACAGCAAATTCCGTAATATAGAGAGAGTAACTGCTTCTGCATATTCTAAACAACGAGGTCATGATGACATTGCACGTGATAAGTGGCCTGAAGAGAGGGTAAATGGAAAAGAGCCTAGAATGAGAGCATTTGATGGTGATGACAGGATTGATACTAATCAGAGGGAGTCATCTGGCAATCGTGTGGGTTTCTCCAAAACTGATGCTCAATCTGAAGGATCCTTCATCAATAACAAAGGAAGTTGGTTGGCAATCCAGAGGCAGCTATTGCAGCTGGAGAGACAACAAGCTCATCTGATGAACATGCTTCAG GGTTTCATGGGTGGCTCTCATGATAGCATGGTAACTTTAGAGAATAGAGTAAGGGGTCTTGAGCGAGTTGTTGAAGACATGGCACAGGACTTGTCAATATTCTCTGGTAGAAGAGGTGGTAATTTTGCAATGGGATTTGAGGGATCTTCTAATAGGCCTCTGGGAAAGTATAGTGCTTTCCCCGAGTATTCTAGTGCCAAATTTGGAAGGGGTGGTGATGGGCGAATTCCATTTGGAGAAAGAATTCCCCAGTCTGATGGAATGACTTTGAGCATGAGAGGAAGGGGCCCTCCTTGGAGATCTGACATGTCTGAGGCCTGGGATTTTCCTGCATCCAGTGCTTCCAGAAATGGGCAGATTGGCTCAAGGAGAGCTCTTGGTGGCGGTAGCATGGATGGTAGGTCACCAAAATCGGAACATGAGAGTGATCAGGGTGGTAGCAGGAGAGCTTGGGACAAAGGAACTGGACCTGTTAGGCTTGGTGAGGGGCCTTCTGCAAGAAGTGTTTGGCAGGCCTCGAAGGATGAAGCTACACTGGAAGCGATTCGGGTAGCTGGGGAGGACAGTGGAACTTCTCAGATGGCAAGAGTAGCTATCCCTGAAATGACTGCAGAAGCTTTGGGGGATGATAGTGTTGGCCACGACCGGGATCCAGTGTGGACGTCTTGGAGTAACGCAATGGATGCCCTTCAAGTGGGTGACGTGGATTCTGCCTATGCTGATGTTTTGTCTACAGGGGATTCTTACTTGCTTGTAAAGCTAATGGACAGATCAGGTCCTGTGCTTGACCAACTCTCGAACGAAGTAGCAACTGAGATCTTGCTTGCTGTTGCACAATTTTTACTGGAGCAGAACCTTTTTGACTTCTGTTTGTCTTGGATTCATCAG TTGGTGGAAATGGTACTGGAAAATGGACCCCATGTTTTGAGTATTCCCATGGAAGTGAAGAAGGAGCTTGtgatgaatttaaatgaagCTTCTTCAACAATGGATCCACCTGAGGACTGGGAGGGTGCAACGCCTGACCAACTCTTGTTGCAGTTGGCATCAGCCTGGGGAGTTAATCTGCAGCAGCATGAGAAGTAG
- the LOC108983881 gene encoding microtubule-associated protein TORTIFOLIA1-like isoform X1 has protein sequence MSSQDPKSSSKPFKSPNLSQPSRSSSLSSHLAMVELKQKILTSLSKLSDRDTHQIAMDDLQSTIHSLSPDALPMLLNSLYDAVSSDPKPSARKDSLRLLALTCSSHPDAASAHLTKIIAHVVKRLKDNDSAVRDACRDAIGSLSALYLKNAGVNGNDSVVGLFVRPLFEAMGEQNKGVQSGAAMCVAKMVECASEPPPISAFQKLCPRICRLLNNPNFLSKASLLSVVVSLSQVGAIAPQSLENLLQSIHECLGSTDWATRKAAAEALSALALHSSDLVSDKAASTLTALESCRFDKIKPVRDSMVEALQLWKKISGKGGDGSPDGKTPSRGGETPELGKLSDKNGPQNLNLSERGSEQPAKNLSNGSSPSSDSVSKAKGGSISERAVVILKKKAPALTDKDLNLEFFHKLETRGSGDLPVEVVVPRRYVSSSNANNEEEPDPNETKLKGRSNRIENTQSDDFHGSFNSKFRNIERVTASAYSKQRGHDDIARDKWPEERVNGKEPRMRAFDGDDRIDTNQRESSGNRVGFSKTDAQSEGSFINNKGSWLAIQRQLLQLERQQAHLMNMLQGFMGGSHDSMVTLENRVRGLERVVEDMAQDLSIFSGRRGGNFAMGFEGSSNRPLGKYSAFPEYSSAKFGRGGDGRIPFGERIPQSDGMTLSMRGRGPPWRSDMSEAWDFPASSASRNGQIGSRRALGGGSMDGRSPKSEHESDQGGSRRAWDKGTGPVRLGEGPSARSVWQASKDEATLEAIRVAGEDSGTSQMARVAIPEMTAEALGDDSVGHDRDPVWTSWSNAMDALQVGDVDSAYADVLSTGDSYLLVKLMDRSGPVLDQLSNEVATEILLAVAQFLLEQNLFDFCLSWIHQLVEMVLENGPHVLSIPMEVKKELVMNLNEASSTMDPPEDWEGATPDQLLLQLASAWGVNLQQHEK, from the exons ATGAGTTCCCAAGATCCCAAGTCCTCTTCAAAGCCCTTCAAATCCCCCAATCTGTCCCAGCCCTCGAGATCTTCCTCCCTCTCTTCCCACCTGGCCATGGTGGAGCTTAAGCAGAAGATACTTACCTCTCTTTCCAAGCTCTCCGACCGCGACACCCATCAAATTGCCATGGACGACCTCCAGTCCACCATCCATTCCCTCTCACCCGACGCTCTCCCTATGCTCCTTAACTCCCTCTACGACGCCGTTTCCTCCGACCCCAAGCCCTCCGCCCGCAAGGACTCCCTCCGCCTACTCGCCCTCACCTGCTCCTCCCACCCCGACGCTGCCTCCGCCCACCTCACCAAGATCATCGCCCACGTCGTAAAGCGCCTCAAGGACAACGACTCCGCCGTCCGGGACGCCTGCCGCGACGCCATTGGCTCCCTCTCGGCCCTCTACCTCAAGAACGCTGGTGTTAACGGCAACGACAGCGTGGTGGGCCTCTTCGTCAGGCCCTTGTTCGAGGCCATGGGGGAGCAGAACAAAGGGGTCCAATCCGGTGCAGCCATGTGCGTGGCCAAGATGGTGGAGTGCGCTTCCGAGCCACCCCCCATCTCCGCGTTCCAGAAGCTTTGCCCCAGGATCTGCCGCTTGCTTAACAATCCCAATTTCTTGTCCAAGGCCTCGCTCCTGTCCGTCGTCGTCAGCCTGTCTCAG GTGGGAGCAATTGCACCTCAAAGCTTGGAGAATTTGCTCCAAAGTATTCATGAATGCCTAGGTAGTACAGATTGGGCAACACGTAAGGCAGCGGCTGAAGCGTTGAGTGCATTGGCATTGCATTCAAGTGATTTGGTTTCGGATAAAGCTGCTTCTACCTTGACGGCACTTGAGTCTTGCCGTTTTGACAAG ATAAAACCTGTGAGAGATAGCATGGTAGAGGCATTGCAATTATGGAAAAAGATTTCTGGCAAAGGAGGAGATGGATCTCCAGATGGCAAGACACCCTCTCGTG GTGGTGAAACTCCTGAACTAGGTAAATTGTCTGACAAAAATGGTCCACAAAATCTAAATCTCAGTGAAAGGGGATCAGAGCAACCAGCTAAGAATTTATCTAATGGCTCTTCCCCTTCTTCAGATTCTGTTTCTAAAGCCAAAGGTGGTAGCATTTCAGAAAGAGCAGTTGTAATATTGAAGAAGAAAGCACCGGCCCTTACTGACAAAGACCTAAACCTAGAATTCTTCCACAAACTTGAAACAAGGGGTTCTGGTGATTTGCCAGTGGAAGTAGTTGTTCCTCGTAGATATGTCAGTTCTTCGAATGCAAACAACGAGGAAGAACCAGATCCAAATGAAACCAAATTAAAGGGAAGATCAAATCGCATTGAAAATACCCAATCTGATGATTTTCATGGATCTTTCAACAGCAAATTCCGTAATATAGAGAGAGTAACTGCTTCTGCATATTCTAAACAACGAGGTCATGATGACATTGCACGTGATAAGTGGCCTGAAGAGAGGGTAAATGGAAAAGAGCCTAGAATGAGAGCATTTGATGGTGATGACAGGATTGATACTAATCAGAGGGAGTCATCTGGCAATCGTGTGGGTTTCTCCAAAACTGATGCTCAATCTGAAGGATCCTTCATCAATAACAAAGGAAGTTGGTTGGCAATCCAGAGGCAGCTATTGCAGCTGGAGAGACAACAAGCTCATCTGATGAACATGCTTCAG GGTTTCATGGGTGGCTCTCATGATAGCATGGTAACTTTAGAGAATAGAGTAAGGGGTCTTGAGCGAGTTGTTGAAGACATGGCACAGGACTTGTCAATATTCTCTGGTAGAAGAGGTGGTAATTTTGCAATGGGATTTGAGGGATCTTCTAATAGGCCTCTGGGAAAGTATAGTGCTTTCCCCGAGTATTCTAGTGCCAAATTTGGAAGGGGTGGTGATGGGCGAATTCCATTTGGAGAAAGAATTCCCCAGTCTGATGGAATGACTTTGAGCATGAGAGGAAGGGGCCCTCCTTGGAGATCTGACATGTCTGAGGCCTGGGATTTTCCTGCATCCAGTGCTTCCAGAAATGGGCAGATTGGCTCAAGGAGAGCTCTTGGTGGCGGTAGCATGGATGGTAGGTCACCAAAATCGGAACATGAGAGTGATCAGGGTGGTAGCAGGAGAGCTTGGGACAAAGGAACTGGACCTGTTAGGCTTGGTGAGGGGCCTTCTGCAAGAAGTGTTTGGCAGGCCTCGAAGGATGAAGCTACACTGGAAGCGATTCGGGTAGCTGGGGAGGACAGTGGAACTTCTCAGATGGCAAGAGTAGCTATCCCTGAAATGACTGCAGAAGCTTTGGGGGATGATAGTGTTGGCCACGACCGGGATCCAGTGTGGACGTCTTGGAGTAACGCAATGGATGCCCTTCAAGTGGGTGACGTGGATTCTGCCTATGCTGATGTTTTGTCTACAGGGGATTCTTACTTGCTTGTAAAGCTAATGGACAGATCAGGTCCTGTGCTTGACCAACTCTCGAACGAAGTAGCAACTGAGATCTTGCTTGCTGTTGCACAATTTTTACTGGAGCAGAACCTTTTTGACTTCTGTTTGTCTTGGATTCATCAG TTGGTGGAAATGGTACTGGAAAATGGACCCCATGTTTTGAGTATTCCCATGGAAGTGAAGAAGGAGCTTGtgatgaatttaaatgaagCTTCTTCAACAATGGATCCACCTGAGGACTGGGAGGGTGCAACGCCTGACCAACTCTTGTTGCAGTTGGCATCAGCCTGGGGAGTTAATCTGCAGCAGCATGAGAAGTAG